From Chaetodon auriga isolate fChaAug3 chromosome 10, fChaAug3.hap1, whole genome shotgun sequence, a single genomic window includes:
- the LOC143327009 gene encoding myosin-7-like — protein MSRFMDMKAFGQAGRYLRLTNLEQLAAKSQAFDGTKRVWMPDDAEAYIEVEVRELNGDKTTVETKDGRFMIVKEDDLQPMNPPKFDMMEDMAMLTHLNEASVLFNLRRRYSMWMIYTYSGLFCVTVNPYKWLPVYSAEVVTAYKGRRRADTPPHIYAIADNAYVDMLQNRENQSMLITGESGAGKTVNTKRVIQYFAIVAALGENVKKGGSLEDQIIEANPAMEAFGNAKTIRNDNSSRFGKFIRIHFGPTGKLASSDIDIYLLEKSRVVFQQPGERSYHIYYQILSNHKPELQDMLLVTTNAYDYHFCSQGDTKVESINDGEELKLTDHAMDTLGFTPEEKYGCYKIVGAIMHFGNMKFKKKQREEQAEADGTESVDKAAYLMGISSADLLKGLLNPRVKVGHEFIVKGQTVEQVNYAVAALAKATYDRMFKWLVSRINLSLYTALPRQFFIGVLDIAGFEIFEFNNFEQLCINFTNEKLQQYFNHHMFILEQEEYKTEGIEWTFIDFGLDLQACIDLIERPMGILSIMEEECMFPKATDHSFKTKLYDNHLGKSPNFLRPRPDKKRKYETHFEVVHYAGVVPYNITGWLDKNRDPLNETVVVLFQKSSNKLMAGLFENYISSEMAGDPKAEAKHRKKKAASFQTVSQLHKENLNKLMANLRSTQPHFVRCIIPNESKNPGVMDPFLVLHQLRCNGVLEGIRICRKGFPNRILYAEFRQRYRILNPAAIPEDSFVDSRKAVEKLLGSLDIDHSQYKFGHTKVFFKAGLLGQLEDMRDSRLSQILTIVQAMSRGKLMRMERQKMMQQRDAVMVIQFNLRAFFSVRTWPWMMLFYKLRPLLRSAQVEKELAALKEDFTKLKEAFDRSEVKRREAEERQVVLVQEKNDLSLQLQAEQDNLTDAEDRCNQLIQSKISQESKLKEMQERLEDEEEVSTTLMSKKRQLEDEVTSLKRDVDDLEMTLAKVEKERHGVENKVKNLSQEMCALDESIASLSREKAALQEAHQQVLNDLQAQEDKVNMLAKAKTRLEQQVDNVESSLEQEKKVRLDLERTKRKLEADLKLSMDSVKDLENQREELEERLKKKDFELGHVQSKLEDEQSLVAQLQKKMKELQTRIEELEEALEAERAWRSKAERQRNDIARELEELGEKLEEAGGASAAQIALNRKREADFLKLRRELEEAGLHHEATAATLRKKHSDTVAELSEQIDALQRAKQKLDKEKAEFRLEADDLAATVEQLSRAKGAVEKMCRVYEDQLNESRARAEELQRQLTEVSAQKARVLTENAEYSRRLEERDVMIGQLQRSKTGVCQNLEGLKRQLEEESKARVALAHAVQASRHDSSLLSEQLEEEQEAKAELQRALSKANSQVVQWRAKYETDAVLRIEELEDAKKKLVVKLQTVEEAVETSHARCSSLEKTKQGLQTEVEDLVVELERSNAAALALDKRQRNFDKLLSDWKLKFEESQMELEASQRESCSLSTELFKLKNCYEEALDHLETVKRENKNLQEEILDLTDQLSQGGKTIHELERMKKILNVEKSDIRAALEEAEGTLEHEESKTLKFQMELQQIRTEIERKIAEKDEEIDNLRRSHQRSLETMQASLEAEVRSRSEAVRLRKKMEFDLNEMEVQLSHANRQAAESQKIIGHLQTQVKEQQVELEDKVQLTNQLREQIVLLERRCSLMTAEEEELRGILDQTDHVRKMAEHELVEVAERVNLLTTQNSSLVNHKKKLEADLSVLTGEVDEAMQESRSAEEKAKKAITDAALMAEELKKEQDSCSMLERMKKNMLSTVKELQVKLDETEQMALKGGKKQLHKLETKVRELQTELMVEQKKSEEYQKGVRRYERRCKELTYQSEEDRKTLLRMQELIDKLQTKVKSYKRQAESAEEQVSCSTVRFRKVQHELDDAEERADIAEATVNKMRIRTRQQTSKVAVIAE, from the exons ATCGTGAGAACCAGTCGATGCTGATCAC CGGTGAGTCAGGTGCAGGGAAAACAGTCAACACCAAGAGGGTGATTCAGTACTTCGCCATCGTCGCCGCTCTGGGAGAAAACGTGAAGAAAGGA GGGTCTCTGGAGGACCAGATCATTGAAGCCAATCCGGCCATGGAGGCGTTCGGCAACGCCAAGACCATCCGCAACGACAACTCCTCTCGCTTT ggaAAGTTCATCAGGATTCATTTTGGGCCGACGGGGAAGTTGGCGTCCTCCGACATCGACATCT ATCTTCTAGAAAAGTCCAGAGTCGTGTTTCAGCAGCCAGGAGAGAGAAGCTACCACATCTACTACCAGATCCTGTCCAATCACAAGCCAGAACTGCAAG acaTGCTGCTGGTGACCACCAACGCCTACGACTACCACTTCTGCTCTCAGGGAGACACCAAGGTGGAGAGCATCAACGATGGAGAGGAGCTGAAGCTCACTGAT cacgcGATGGACACGCTGGGCTTCACTCCAGAGGAAAAGTACGGCTGCTATAAGATCGTCGGAGCCATCATGCACTTTGGTAACATGAAGTtcaagaagaagcagagagaggagcaggccGAGGCGGACGGCACCGAGA GTGTGGATAAGGCCGCCTACCTGATGGGCATCAGCTCTGCTGACCTGCTGAAGGGTCTGCTGAACCCACGCGTCAAGGTGGGACACGAGTTCATCGTTAAAGGACAGACTGTAGAACAG GTTAACTATGCTGTTGCAGCCTTGGCCAAAGCCACGTACGACCGCATGTTTAAGTGGCTGGTGAGTCGGATCAACCTGTCGCTGTACACCGCTCTGCCTCGTCAGTTCTTCATCGGCGTCCTCGACATCGCCGGCTTCGAGATCTTTGAG tTCAATAactttgagcagctgtgcatcAACTTCACCAacgagaagctgcagcagtattTCAACCACCACATGTTCAtcctggagcaggaggagtacAAGACGGAGGGCATCGAGTGGACCTTCATCGACTTCGGGTTGGACTTACAGGCCTGCATCGACCTCATCGAGAgg CCGATGGGTATTCTGTCCATCATGGAGGAGGAGTGTATGTTCCCCAAGGCCACGGACCACAGCTTTAAAACCAAACTCTACGACAACCATCTGGGGAAGTCGCCTAACTTCCTGCGTCCGCGGCCGGACAAGAAGCGCAAATACGAGACGCACTTTGAGGTGGTTCACTACGCTGGAGTG GTGCCGTACAACATCACCGGCTGGCTGGACAAGAACAGAGATCCTCTGAATGAGACGGTGGTGGTTCTGTTCCAGAAATCCTCCAACAAACTGATGGCTGGACTGTTTGAGAACTACATCAGCTCTGAGATGG cCGGTGACCCGAAGGCTGAAGCcaaacacaggaagaagaaagcagcTTCCTTCCAGACAGTTTCACAGTTACACAAG GAGAATCTGAACAAGCTGATGGCTAACCTGCGCAGCACTCAGCCTCACTTCGTCCGCTGCATCATCCCCAACGAGAGCAAGAATCCAG gtgtgatGGATCCCTTCCTGGTTCTCCATCAGTTGAGGTGTAACGGGGTCCTCGAGGGGATCAGGATTTGCAGGAAGGGCTTCCCAAACCGGATCCTGTATGCTGAGTTCAGACAACG ttATCGCATCTTGAATCCTGCTGCCATTCCAGAGGACTCGTTTGTTGACAGCAGGAAAGCCGTGGAGAAACTGCTGGGATCTCTGGACATAGACCACAGCCAGTACAAGTTCGGACACACTAAG gtgttttttaaagcaggtCTGTTGGGTCAGTTGGAGGACATGAGGGACTCCCGTCTGTCTCAGATCCTCACCATCGTTCAGGCCATGTCCAGAGGGAAGCTGATGAGGATGgaacgacaaaagatgatgcAGCAAAG GGATGCTGTGATGGTGATCCAGTTCAACCTCAGAGCGTTCTTCTCTGTGAGGACTTGGCCGTGGATGATGCTGTTCTACAAGCTCCGCCCCCTGCTCAGGAGCGCCCaggtggagaaggagctggCTGCTCTCAAAGAGGACTTCACCAAACTGAAAGAGGCCTTTGACAG gtcagaggtcaagcgACGGGAGGCGGAGGAGCGGCAGGTGGTTTTGGTTCAGGAGAAAAATGACCTGAGTCTCCAGCTCCAAGCA GAGCAGGACAACCTGACAGATGCAGAGGACCGCTGCAACCAGCTGATTCAGTCCAAAATCTCTCAGGAGTCCAAGCTGAAGGAGATGCAGGAACgtctggaggatgaggaggaggtgagcacCACGCTGATGTCCAAGAAACGTCAGCTGGAGGACGAGGTGACATCGCTGAAAAGAGATGTGGACGACCTGGAGATGACCCTGGCTaaagtggagaaagagagacatggGGTGGAGAACAAG GTGAAGAACCTGTCCCAGGAGATGTGTGCTCTGGATGAATCCATAGCGtctctgagcagagagaaagccGCCCTGCAGGAAGCCCACCAGCAGGTTCTGAATGACCTCCAGGCACAGGAGGACAAGGTCAACATGCTGGCCAAGGCAAAAACTCGGCTGGAGCAGCAAGTGGACAAC GTGGAAAGTTCtctggagcaggagaagaaggtgCGACTGGATCTGGAACGTACCAAACGGAAGCTGGAGGCGGATCTGAAGCTGTCCATGGACTCAGTGAAGGACCTGGAGAACCAGagggaagagctggaggagagactgAAGAA AAAGGACTTCGAGTTGGGTCATGTTCAGTCTAAACTGGAGGACGAACAGAGTTTGGTTGCTCAGCTTCAGAAGAAGATGAAAGAGCTTCAG ACTCGtattgaggagctggaggaggcgcTGGAGGCGGAGAGGGCGTGGCGCTCCAAAGCAGAACGTCAGAGGAACGACATCGCCAGAGAGTTGGAGGAGCTCGGGGAGAAactggaggaggcaggaggagcctCTGCTGCCCAAATCGCTCTCAACAG GAAGCGGGAGGCAGACTTCCTGAAGCTGCGgcgggagctggaggaggcggGGCTTCACCACGAGGCGACGGCCGCCACTCTGAGGAAGAAGCACTCGGACACGGTGGCGGAGCTCAGCGAGCAGATCGACGCTCTGCAGAGAGCCAAACAGAAGCTGGACAAGGAGAAGGCCGAGTTCAGGCTGGAGGCCGACGACCTGGCTGCTACCGTGGAGCAGCTGTCCAGGGCCAAG ggggcTGTGGAGAAGATGTGCAGGGTTTATGAGGACCAGCTGAATGAAAGCAGAGCCAGagcagaagagctgcagagacaacTGACGGAGGTTTCTGCTCAGAAAGCACGAGTGCTCACAGAGAACG CTGAGTACAGCCGTCGTCTCGAGGAGCGGGACGTTATGATTGGTCAGCTCCAGCGCTCGAAGACGGGGGTTTGTCAAAACTTGGAAGGTCTGaagaggcagctggaggaggagagcaaa GCTCGTGTGGCGCTGGCTCATGCCGTGCAGGCCTCCCGTCATGACTCCAGTTTGCTCAgcgagcagctggaggaggagcaggaagccAAGGCTGAACTGCAGAGGGCGCTGTCTAAAGCCAACAGCCAGGTGGTTCAGTGGAGAGCCAAGTACGAGACGGACGCCGTGCTGCGGATCGAGGAGCTGGAAGACGCAAA GAAGAAGTTGGTGGTCAAACTACAGACCGTTGAGGAAGCTGTGGAGACGTCTCACGCGAGATGTTCCTCACTGGAGAAAACCAAGCAGGGTCTGCAGACTGAGGTTGAAGACCTGGTGGTGGAACTGGAGCGATCCAACGCTGCTGCTCTGGCTCTGGACAAGAGGCAGCGCAACTTCGACAAG TTGTTGAGTGACTGGAAGCTGAAGTTTGAGGAGAGTCAGATGGAGCTGGAGGCATCGCAGAGAGAGTCCTGCAGTCTGAGCACCGAGCTCTTCAAACTGAAGAACTGCTACGAAGAAGCTCTCGACCATCTGGAGACAGTTAAACGAGAAAACAAGAACCTGCAAG AGGAGATCCTGGACCTGACCGATCAGCTCAGCCAGGGAGGGAAGACCATCCACGagctggagaggatgaagaagatcCTGAATGTGGAGAAGAGCGATatcagagcagctctggaggaagcagag GGAACTCTGGAGCACGAGGAGAGTAAGACCTTGAAGTTTcagatggagctgcagcagatcagGACTGAGATTGAGCGCAAGATTGCAGAGAAAGATGAGGAGATCGACAACCTCAG GCGGAGCCACCAGCGCTCCCTGGAGACCATGCAGGCCAGTTTGGAGGCGGAGGTTCGAAGTCGCAGCGAGGCGGTTCgtctgaggaagaagatggagTTCGACCTGAACGAGATGGAGGTTCAGCTGTCGCACGCTAACAGACAAGCAGCCGAGAGCCAGAAGATCATCggacacctgcagacacag GTTAAAGAGCaacaggtggagctggaggataAAGTCCAGTTGACCAATCAGCTGAGAGAACAGATTGTCCTGTTGGAGCGACGCTGTTCGCTGATGacggctgaggaggaggagctgcgtGGGATCCTGGACCAAACCGACCACGTCCGCAAGATGGCCGAACACGAGCTGGTGGAGGTGGCGGAGAGAGTTAACCTGCTCaccacacag AACTCCAGTCTGGTGAACCacaagaagaagctggaggccGATCTGTCTGTGCTGACAGGAGAGGTGGACGAGGCGATGCAGGAGAGTCGCAGCGCTGAggagaaggccaagaaggccatCACTGAC GCGGCTCTGATGgcggaggagctgaagaaggagcaggacaGCTGCAGTATGCTGGAGAGAATGAAGAAGAACATGCTGTCCACGGTCAAAG agctgcaggtcaAACTGGACGAGACGGAGCAGATGGCGctgaagggaggaaagaagcaGCTTCACAAACTGGAAACCAAA gtgagggAGCTGCAGACGGAGCTGAtggtggagcagaagaagagcgaGGAGTACCAGAAAGGAGTCCGTCGCTACGAGAGGCGATGCAAAGAGCTGACGTACCAG tcggaggaggacaggaagacgCTGCTGAGGATGCAGGAGCTGATCGATAAGCTTCAGACCAAAGTCAAGAGCTACAAGAGACAAGCTGAGAGCGCC gaggagcaggtgagcTGCAGCACGGTGCGTTTCAGGAAAGTCCAACACGAGCTGGACGACGCCGAGGAGAGAGCCGACATCGCCGAGGCCACCGTCAACAAGATGCGGATTCGAACCCGCCAACAAACCAGCAAGGTGGCCGTG ATCGCTGAATGA